In Mytilus edulis chromosome 6, xbMytEdul2.2, whole genome shotgun sequence, the following proteins share a genomic window:
- the LOC139525939 gene encoding low-density lipoprotein receptor-related protein 8-like, translating to MKLLNSLLCMQFLIIIARVYGIKTQKLVFSTRTYLKEIDLDTGVVLTLITKIDQVYSMAYDKKERYVYITRFHNGDIVRFSYPTNHTVMLETIVSTSSPFGISFDSVNSHLYWTEIYSPGSIMRCNPDGSNVTVILNETQPTALTLDIHNRWIYYGQQKSPSEIFRVNFDGTDKRVIIKNLPTYVYGMGVDVNAERLHWMEYHTGDLQFARYNGSDIRTIISTKTYNWDIEVNEDFIFYTNSNQVMKINKSLGQTPTVVHTDTQAIYGILLYKQDGKNPNIKKYYEIIFILHYRVCII from the exons GTATTAAAACACAAAAGCTGGTGTTTTCTACTCGCACTTACTTGAAAGAAATAGATTTGGATACAGGAGTGGTGCTAACACTCATCACAAAAATTGATCAGGTTTATTCAATGGCTTACGATAAGAAGGAAAGATATGTGTACATTACGAGATTCCATAACGGGGATATAGTAAG GTTTTCTTATCCCACTAATCACACGGTGATGTTAGAAACTATTGTCTCTACTAGCAGTCCATTCGGTATATCATTTGACTCGGTGAACAGTCATTTATACTGGACTGAAATTTATTCTCCTGGAAGCATAATGAGATGCAATCCGGACGGATCCAATGTTACAGTTATTTTGAATGAAACTCAACCTACAGCACTTACACTAGACATACACAACAG ATGGATTTACTATGGCCAACAAAAATCTCCTAGCGAAATATTCAGAGTTAACTTTGATGGAACGGACAAAAGAGTAATAATTAAGAACCTCCCAACATATGTGTATGGTATGGGAGTAG ACGTTAATGCTGAGCGtcttcattggatggaatatcaTACGGGTGATTTACAGTTTGCTAGGTATAATGGGTCCGATATAAGAACGATAATTAGCACAAAGACGTATAATTGGGACATTGAGGTTAATGAAGATTTTATCTTCTACACAAACAGCAACCAAGTTATGAAGATAAACAAATCTTTAGGACAAACCCCAACTGTTGTTCACACAGACACACAAGCAATTTATGGTATTTTGTTATACAAACAAGACGGTAAGaatccaaatataaaaaaatattatgaaataatatttattttacactACCGTGtttgcataatttaa